AGAAGAAGATTTAATTATGCGTCGTCATATTCTAAATTTAATGTGTAATTTAGAAACTTCTTGGGCTGATGAAAGTATGAGATTTGATGATGTAGAGCGAATTAAAACGATGTTACAAGGCATGGTAGACGATAATTTGATTGAATTTGTAGAAAATGGTTTAATCGTGAAAGAACAAGGACGTCCATTTGTTCGAAATTTATGTATGACATTCGATAAGAGAATGATAGATAACGAGCCTGAAACACGTATTTTCTCAATGACAATCTAATAAAATAGATAAATGTTTTAAACTTTATCAAAAAAAGTATATATTTGAATATCTCAAACAATGAAAGAAATAGAAATTCACGGTAAAAAATTTATTCCGTACATCGCATTTGAAGAAATAGAACACGCCATCAAAAATATGGCAAACGAAGTTTATGAAGAATACAAAGACGAAAGGCCGATTTTTGTCGGAGTTTTAAACGGAGTTGTCATGTTCTTTAGCGATTTCTTAAAACAATATCAAGGAGAATGTGAGATTTCTTTCTTGAAGTTAAAATCTTACGAAGGAACAGAATCAACAGGAAAAGTTCAAATTGAGATGGATATTCCGATGAGTGTTGAAGGACGTCATGTAATTATTTTAGAAGATATTGTAGATACAGGTAATACGTTAGTAGAATTGCACCGTATCCTGAAAGAGAAAAAGGTGAAGTCTTTGAAAGTAGCTACTTTATTATTTAAACCAGATGCTTACAAAAAAGAGTTGAAAGTAGATTTAGTAGGAATTTCTATTCCTGACAAATTTGTAGTAGGTTATGGATTAGATTTTGACGGATTAGGAAGAAATTTACCAGATATTTATCAAATAAAACATTAAACAACATGCTAAACATTGTATTGTTCGGACCTCCTGGCAGTGGTAAAGGAACACAAGCTAAATTTTTAGAAGAAAAATACCAAACTCCTCAAATTTCTACAGGAGACTTGTTCCGTTTCAACTTAAAAAATGAAACAGAATTAGGTGCACTTGTAAAATCTTACATGGACAAGGGGCAGTTAGTTCCAGACGAGGTGACAACAAATATGTTGGTTGATCATTTAGACAATAATCCAAATGAACAAGGATATATTTTTGATGGATATCCACGTACTACGTCACAAGCAGAGGCTTTAGATAAAATCCTTGCTGATAAATATAACAACGAAGTTTCGATTACATTGGCATTAGTTGTCGATGACGAAATTTTAGTAGAACGTTTATTAGAGCGCGGAAAAACATCTGGACGTGCAGATGATGTAGACGAAAAAATAATTCGTGATCGTATTACTGAGTATTACCAAAAAACTGCAATTGTAGCTGAACACTACAAAGCACAAGGAAAATGGGTTGAGATTGATGGAGTAGGTTCTATTGAAGATATTACTGAAAAGTTAAACGCAGCAATTAAAGAAGTTTTGTAAGAACAACTTTATATAGAAATAAAAAGGATTCTCGATTGAGAATCCTTTTTTTATTATCAAGTTTAATTTATTTAGTCAAACTTTGTACGAGTTATTTGCCTTCAACCAATCCTTTGCAAATATTCTTTACAATAGCAGGACCTTCGTAAATAAAACCAGTGTAAACCTGTAATAAACTTGCACCAGCTTCCAACTTTTCTTTTGCATCTTCGGCTGTATGAATACCGCCAACACCAATAATAGGAAAGGCTTTGTTCGATTTTTCTGAAAGATAACGAATGACTTCTGTCGAACGCTTTTTAAGTGGTTTTCCTGAAACGCCGCCTGTTTCTTTTACAATCTCTGGATCAGAATTTAATCCTTCTCTTGAAATGGTTGTATTAGTAGCTATAACTCCAGCAATTTTAGATTCTAACACGATTTCAATAATATCGTCTAATTGAGAATTGGTCAAATCGGGAGCGATTTTAAGTAAAATAGGCTTTGGTATTTCGTGTTGGTGATTGTATTGTTGCAAATATTTTAAGATGTACAATAAGGGTTCTTTTTCTTGTAAATCCCGTAATCCTGGTGTGTTTGGCGAACTTACGTTCACGACAAAGTAATCAACATAATCAAACAAAGCATTGAAACATTTCACATAATCATCAACCGCATCTTCGTTTGGAGTGACTTTATTTTTACCAATATTTCCACCAATGATATAACGCTCGCGATGAGGTAATTCTTTTATTTTTTTAACAGCATAGTCAACACCTTTATTATTAAATCCCATTCGATTAATAATTGCTTCATCTTCAACTAAACGAAACATTCGAGGAGCTTCGTTTCCGGGTTGAGGTTTTGGTGTAACGGTCCCAATTTCGATAAAACCAAATCCGAAGTGGTTCAATTCTTCGATGTATTCAGCATTTTTATCAAAACCTGCAGCTAAACCAATTGGATTTTTGAACTTGATTCCAAAAACTTCACGTTCTAAACTTGGATGATTGAATTGATAAAATTTATCTAATAGTTTTCCAACACCAGGAAATGCAACATAATTTTTTAGGTTACGCATAACAAAATGATGCGCATCTTCAGGCTGTAATTGAAATAGAATTTGCTTGACTTGTTTGTACATGCTGCAAAATTAAACATATCCGATAAATATTCAACTCAACTATTCATCAGTTTTACAATATTTTGAAACTTAACAATTAGATTTTAATAAACAAATTAGAAATCGTACTTTTGCAGACTAATTAAAAGAGAGAAAATATGCAATCAAATTTTGTTGACTACGTAAAAATAAATTGTAGAGCCGGACATGGAGGTGCGGGTTCAGCAAGTTTGCATCGCGAAAAATATATTGACAAAGGAGGACCAGATGGTGGAGATGGTGGACGTGGAGGAAACATTACACTTGTAGGAAACTCAAATCTTTGGACATTGTTAGAATTTCGATTTAAAAAACATTTCCGTGCGCAAAATGGTGGTCGAGGAGGTAAATCTCGTTCAACTGGTGCTGATGGTGAAGATATTATTTTGGAAGTTCCGATTGGAACAATTGCCAGAGATGAAGAAGGAAATATTATTGGCGAAGTAACAGAAAATGGACAAAAATTAATTATTGCAAAAGGAGGAAAAG
This portion of the Empedobacter stercoris genome encodes:
- a CDS encoding adenylate kinase, with amino-acid sequence MLNIVLFGPPGSGKGTQAKFLEEKYQTPQISTGDLFRFNLKNETELGALVKSYMDKGQLVPDEVTTNMLVDHLDNNPNEQGYIFDGYPRTTSQAEALDKILADKYNNEVSITLALVVDDEILVERLLERGKTSGRADDVDEKIIRDRITEYYQKTAIVAEHYKAQGKWVEIDGVGSIEDITEKLNAAIKEVL
- the hpt gene encoding hypoxanthine phosphoribosyltransferase, whose protein sequence is MKEIEIHGKKFIPYIAFEEIEHAIKNMANEVYEEYKDERPIFVGVLNGVVMFFSDFLKQYQGECEISFLKLKSYEGTESTGKVQIEMDIPMSVEGRHVIILEDIVDTGNTLVELHRILKEKKVKSLKVATLLFKPDAYKKELKVDLVGISIPDKFVVGYGLDFDGLGRNLPDIYQIKH
- a CDS encoding quinone-dependent dihydroorotate dehydrogenase; translated protein: MYKQVKQILFQLQPEDAHHFVMRNLKNYVAFPGVGKLLDKFYQFNHPSLEREVFGIKFKNPIGLAAGFDKNAEYIEELNHFGFGFIEIGTVTPKPQPGNEAPRMFRLVEDEAIINRMGFNNKGVDYAVKKIKELPHRERYIIGGNIGKNKVTPNEDAVDDYVKCFNALFDYVDYFVVNVSSPNTPGLRDLQEKEPLLYILKYLQQYNHQHEIPKPILLKIAPDLTNSQLDDIIEIVLESKIAGVIATNTTISREGLNSDPEIVKETGGVSGKPLKKRSTEVIRYLSEKSNKAFPIIGVGGIHTAEDAKEKLEAGASLLQVYTGFIYEGPAIVKNICKGLVEGK